One stretch of Schizosaccharomyces pombe strain 972h- genome assembly, chromosome: III DNA includes these proteins:
- the wtf5 gene encoding wtf antidote-like meiotic drive suppressor Wtf5: MKNNYTSLKSPLDEEDELKTDHEIDLEKGPLPEYDSEEESTLPPYSDHALVNNPPNTHRENHSYGTTDNSSPLLIILLISFTSIILFNAPEVCYLKYKDAFFKNYGAAEWTLFGFWCLVCTLALIFLTYFYETWTKAVKVTVISLAKCVKVTAIFLAQCVKACGKGIKHFLKKWENMPMAFSEVFLFNILVGSPRMNLRYIFGDRWGLKCSLADHIIFVVLSILVFIAETVKPGSIRVNLIRKMGYEAKQQVNEYTAVPLREMNSESEA; the protein is encoded by the exons atgaagaataattacacttctttgaaaagtcctctagatgaagaagatgaattgaAGACAGATCATGAAAtcgatttggaaaaaggaCCCCTCCCAGAATATGATTCAGAGGAGGAAAGTACATTGCCTCCATATTCAG ATCATGCACTTGTAAATAATCCTCCTAACACACATAGAGAAAACCATTCTTATGGGACGACAGATAATTCTTCCCCTTTGTTGATAATACTGCTAATATCATTCACTTCAATCATTCTATTCAATGCTCCAGAAGTTTGTTATCTAAAGTATAAGGacgctttttttaaaaattatggtGCAGCGGAATGGACattatttggattttgGTGTCTTGTTTGCACTTTGGCTTTAATATTCTTGACTT ACTTCTATGAAACTTGGACCAAGGCAGTTAAAGTAACTGTAATTTCCTTGGCGAAATGTGTAAAGGTGACTGCAATTTTCTTGGCACAATGTGTCAAGGCTTGCGGAAAAGGAATCAAGcactttttaaagaagtgGGAAAACATGCCTATGGCTTTCAGTGAagtctttttatttaacataCTTGTCGGATCACCAAGAATGAATTTAAGATACATTTTTGGCGACAGATGGGGATTGAAATGTTCTTTGGCTGATCACATTATCTTTGTTGTATTGAGCATCCTTGTTTTTATTGCTGAAACAG TAAAACCTGGATCAATCAGGGTCAACTTGATCAGAAAGATGg GTTATGAGGCCAAACAGCAAGTGAATGAATACACAGCTGTTCCATTGCGTGAGATGAACTCCGAAAGTGAAGCCTAA